The sequence ACCAGGTCCCCGAACCACATGTGCGCCAGCTCGTGCAGGATGGTCACCGCGCGCCGCTCCACTGTGGCCTCGGGCGCCTTGGACCGGAAGACGTAGTGCTCCACAAAGGTCACGCAGCCGGCGTTCTCCATCGCACCGGCGTTGAACTCCGGCACGAACAGCTGGTCGTACTTCTCGTACGGGTAGGCCAGGTCGAACGCGTCCTCGTAGAAGGCGAACCCGGCCCGGGTGATGTCCATGATGTTCTCGGCGTCCAGGTGCTCGGCGAGTGAGCTGCGGCAGAACACGCCGAGCGGAACCCGGCGGCCATCGCGAGAGGTGAGCTCGCCGTCGACGCGGTGATAGGGCCCGGCCACGAGCGCGGTGACGTAGCAGGGCAGCACCGGGGTGGGTGCGAAGGTCCAGGTGGCACTGCCTGCACCGGCTGGCGCCGGCTCTGGGGTGGGGGAGTTGGAGACCACCTGCCAGTGCTCCGGCGCGGTCACGGTGAACGCGAACGTTGCTTTCAGGTCCGGCTGCTCGAAGACTGCGAACATCCGGCGGGTGTCGGCCACCTCGAACTGGGAGTACAGGTAGACCTCGTCGTCAACGGGATCGACGAACCGGTGCAGTCCCTCGCCGGTGTTCATGTAGGCGCAGTCGGCCACCACGGTCAGCTCGTTCTCCGCCGCCAGATCCTCGAGCTGGATGCGGGAGTCGGCGAACACCTCCGCCACCGGCAGCCCGCGCCCGTTCAGCACCACCTCGTGCACGGTCGAGGCGATCAGGTCGATGAAGCTGCTCGCGCCCGGGGTGGCGGTGAAGCGCACAGTGGTGCGAGAGGCGAAAATCGTCGGCCCCCGGGTCAGGTCCAGCTCCACGTGGTATTCGCTGACCGAGAGCACCTCGGCGCGCTCGCGGGCTTCGATCCGGGTGAGGTTCTCTCCGGGCATCTGCACTGCTCCTTGGGGTGACGGGCGATGGTGCGTCATCGACTCTGACCGGTGGGCCGGAATCGATCCTGCCACGTTGCCGGCCACCTGCCGAGATGATTGAGCGGGCGCGCGGCCGCCGGCCGTAGGGTGAGGAACATGCTCGATCAGCGATGGATCTTCCACGACGACGTTCCGACGACCGCGGCTGGGGAGGGCGTCACCCGCCGGGTGCTGGCCTACGACAGCGAGGTGATGTGCGTGGAGAACACCTTCGCGGCGGACGCTGTCGGCCCGCTGCACCACCACCCGCACACCCAGATCACCTATGTGGTCAGCGGAGTGTTCGAGTTCGAGATCGACGGAGTGGTCAAGACGGTCCGCGCCGGGGACTCGATGCTGAAGTCCAGCAACGTCCCGCACGGCTGTGTGTGCCGTGAGGCCGGTGTGCTGCTGGATCTGTTCACGCCGATGCGCGAGGACTTCGTCTGAGCCGACGGCCCTCCGGCGGGAATGTCTACTGTCACGGCGCGGTTGTGCCGGACGAGAAGAGCACCGAGCTGAAAGCCGAGGAGCCACAAGAGTGAGCACGCAGACCGAGATCCCCGACACCGGTACCGAAGAGCAGTCCACGGATGTGGCGGACTTCTGGTTTGACCCCGCCTGCCCGTGGGCTTGGATGACCTCCCGCTGGATCACCGAGGTGGAGAAGGTCCGCGATATCACCGTGCGTTGGCACATCATGAGCCTGTCCGTGCTGAACGAGGGGCGCGAGGAGCTCGATGCCGGCTACCGGGAGATGCTCGGCAAGGCGATCGGCCCGGTCCGGGTGATCAACGCCGCCCGCCAGCTGCACGGCGAGCAGTGGGTCAAGCCGCTCTACGACGCGATCGGCACCCGGTTCCACCCCGGTGGTCGGGGCGAGGACCGGCACGCCGTGCTGGTGGAGGCGCTCGACGAGGTCGGTCTGCCGGCAGAGCTGATCCGGTATGCCGAGACCGACGAGCTGGACGAGTCGCTGCGCGCCTCGCACGCGAAGGGCATCTCGCTGGTCGGCGAGGATGTCGGTACGCCGGTGGTGGCGTTCAATGGCACGGCGTTCTTCGGCCCGGTGATCACCCCCGCACCGAAGGGTGAGGAAGCCGGTCGGCTCTGGGACGGGGTGGTGGCGGTGGCGGCCTATCCGGGCTTCTACGAGCTCAAGCGCACCCGGTCTCAGGGACCGATCTTCGACTGAGCCGAGACGCTCGAGCGTTCACCGCCCCGCCAGCGCCTTGGCCACGGTCACCAGCCGGGTGACCTGCATCCGGTCGACCTCGGCTGCCTCGAGCTCCCAGAGTGCGTCTCGGACCAGGCGTAGGTGGGCGAGCGCCCGCGCGCGGTCGAGATCCACCCCGGTCACGTCCGCGAGGGTCTCCAGACGCCGTCGCACCGCCTGGCGCAGGTTGGTGGCGCGCTCCAGGGCAGGCCAGGTGTTCAGCAGCACGGGCTGGAACGCCCAGCCGGGCTCAGCGGCGAGCACCGAGGCGTCGATGGCCACCCACTCGCCAGGGTCCGGGCGCCAGAGCACATTGCCGTGGTGCAGGTCGGTGTGCGTCAGCCGGGCATCAAGGCCGTTGTCGGTGAGCAGGTCGGAGGCCAGCGCCCGCGCCTCCTCGAGCATCCGCCTGGGGAAGGCGACGGCGTTGCTTGCCGGGGCGAGCGCGACGTCCAGGTCTGTGCGGAGCTCGCGCAGGTGGTCACTGAGCGTGTCCGCCCAGGGCGGTGCGGACCGGTCCAGCGCGGTGATCAGGACCCCGAGGTCCTCGGTGGCGGTGAGCTCACCGAGTGCGGAGCCGGCTGCCTCCTGCTCCAGGGTGCGGTCGGCATCCAGGCGCTCCAGCAGCATCGCCCAGCGGGCCGGGTCGGCGGCGAGCAGCCGCACAGCGCTGCGCCCGTTCCACAGTTGCAGCGCCCGGTGCTCATCCCGGCCCTCGGTGTGCGGCCAGACGATCTTGGCCACGGCCCGCCCGCGCGGGGAGCGCACCGGCAGCACCAGGGCGGAGTAGCCGTGCCGCGGGGGCCCGTCGAGCTCCAGGTCCCACTCCTGCAGCACAGCAGAGGCGAGTGCCGGCAGCCGGTCCAGCCAGTCCGCGCCGGTGGGCATCCCCGGGTCCGGTACATGCCTGGACACCAGGCGGACCAGTTCGTCCGGGATGATCACGTCGGCGGAGGGCACCCGTCTTGCCTATCACCTCCGTCCCGGTTGGGAGCGCAGCGGCCGCTACCGTTAGAGTGACATGCTGATCGGCGCACGAACGGAGGAGACATGGCCAAGCGCGGCGCAGTGGGTCCCGCAGCGATCACCCTCATCGTGATCGACGTGCTGCTCATCGCCGCACTCGTGGTGATCATGGTCACTTGGCCAGATACCTCCGGCGCCGAGGAGGAACCCACCTCCTCCGCCAGTGCCTCGTCAGACGCGTCCGGTGCCGGCGGCAGCGGAGACGGGGAGGAGACCACCCAGGCCGATGCGGTCGAGGTGCCCGAGGGTGCCCGGGATGTGGCTGGGTTCGTGATGCCCAGCGGAAACATCTGGTGCGAGCTCGCCGAGCAGGACACCCAGTGCGTGATCGAGAACTTCAACTATTCCCCTCCCTCGATCGAGGACTGCGGCGACGACGTTGCCGGACACGTCTGGCAGGTCACCGCCGAGGAGGCCGGACCTGCCTGCCCCGGTGATGAGGTCCCCGAACCTTCTCAGGAGCTCACCGAGCTCGACTATGGCGAGGCCACCACTGTCGGTGACTTCCTCTGCGAAAGCACCGAGGAAGGCGTCACCTGCCGCTCGGTCTCCACCGGGCATGGCTTCGAGATCGCCCGGGAGGGCACCCGCAGCTTCTGACCAACGTCCAGAATCCGAGACGATCCGCTGCTCGTCCCGGCCGGATCGCCGGCGCTGTTGTGATGGTGCTACTCACCCGCACCAGGCGGGTACCAGCACCCGAGCGAGCAGACCATGACTCTTACCACCGGAACCACCTGGGACCTCGTCCTCAGTGCGCCCACCCGGCGCAGCACTCGGGCCGGTGGGTGTGGGATGAGCCCGCGGGCGCTGTACCAGGAGCTGCTCTACGACCGGGTGCGGGTGGTGGACCTGCGCACCAGCGCTGAGCGATCGGCGGGCGTGCTGCACCCGGACTTTCCCCTGGACGTGGTGCACCCGGCCGAGCTGGTCGCACACCTGGTGAACACTCCTGCTCTGCAGCCGGTGGTGCTGCTCAGCCAGGACGGCACCGCCGCCGCTGCTGCGGCGGACCAGCTCCGCACGCTCGGTCTTGCCCAGGTGGGCTACGCCGACGGCGGTTACCGGGCGTGGGCCGAGGCCGGTCTCCCAGTTCTCGGCCACACCGGCTGAGCGAATCGACCTCGACACCGGCTGAGCGGGTCCAGACCCGTACCGGCTGAGCGCAGCACCGGCCGTGCTCAGCCGGGCCGGCAGGTGCTCACCAGATCTGCACCCGCTCCTCGGGCGGGAGGTAGAGCCCGTCTCCGGGCTGGACGTCGAAAGCGGTGTAGAACTCGTCCAGGTTCCGCACCACCGCATTGCACCGGATCTCGTCCGGGGCGTGCGGGTCGATCGCCAGCAGGCGGAGCATCTCCTTGTCCCGGACCTTGGTGCGCCAGGCGCGGGCCCAGCCCACGAACAGCCGCTGCATGTCGGTGAGTCCGTCGATCACCTCGGCCTCGCGGCCGGAGCGGGCCAGCGCGATCCGATAGGCCTTGATCGCGATTCCCAGGCCGCCGATGTCGCCGATGTTCTCCCCGACCGTCAGCGCGCCGTTCACCTGCTGGGCATCGTCGAGCTGTGCTGGGGAGATCTGGTCGAACTGGGCGATCAACGCCTGGGTGCGCTGGTCGAACTCGGCCCGGTCGGACTCGGTCCACCAGTCGTGCAGCCGGCCCGCGCCGTCGTAACGGCTGCCCTGATCGTCGAACCCGTGCCCGATCTCGTGTCCGATCACGGCCCCGATCGCCCCGTAGTTGGTGGCGTCATCAGCCTCGACGTCGAAGAACGGCGGCTGCAGGATCGCCGCGGGAAAGACGATCTCGTTCATCGTCGGGTTGTAGTACGCGTTCACCGTCTGCGGTGTCATGAACCACTCGTCGCGGTCGATCGGTCCGCCGAGCTTGCCCAGCTCGTAGTCCGTGTCGAACGCGTGCGCGGCGCGGACGTTCCCGAGCAGGTCGTCAGCGCGCACCCGCAGTGCGGAGTAGTCCCGCCACTTCACCGGGTAGCCGATCTTCGGCGTGAAGGCCTCGAGCTTGGTCAGGGCCAGCTCCTGAGTGGCCGGGCTCATCCAGTCCAGGTCCGTGATGGATTGCCGGTAGGCCTCGATCAGGTCGGCGACCAACACATCCATCGCGTCCTTGTGCGACGGCGGGAAGTGCCGGGAGACATACAGCTTGCCGACCGCTTCGCCGAGCACCCCCTGCACCAGGGAGACGGCACGCTTCCACCGCTCGCGGATCTGCTGCGCTCCGGTCATCGTGCGGCCGACGAAGTCGAAGTTCTCCGCCACCACGGATTCGGTCAGGTACGGCGCACGGGCGCGGACCACTCGCCAGCTGAGCCACAGCTTCCAGTCCGCCAGGTCACCGTCGGCCCACAGCGTGCCGAAGCCGGTGAGGAACTCCGGCTGCCGCACCACCACCTCGGCCAGGGCGCCGGCGTCACCGAGTGCGGTGGTCCACGCGTCCCAGTCGAAGCCGGGAGCGTGTGCGCGCAACGCCTCCGCGGTCATCGGGTTGTGGGTGGCCTGGGCGTCGCGGCTGCGCACGTTGTCCCAGTGGTGGCCGGCGAGCCGGGTCTCCAGGGTCATGATCCGCTCGGCCGCGTCGGCGGCCTCGGCGCCGGTGACCACACCGGCCAGGGTGAGCATCCGGGCGAGGTGCGGGGGATAGGCCTCGCGCACTCCCGCGTGTGCCTCATCGGTGTAGTAGGCCTCGTCCGGCAGGCCGAGCCCGGACTGCTCCAGGTACACCCGGTACCGGGTCGGGTCGGCGGCGTCGACGTCCACGAACGGGGCGATCACCCCACCCACTCCACTGCGCTGCAGTGCTCCCAGCACTGCCGCGAGCTCGCTGTGGTCGGCCGCGGCCCGCACCAGGCTGAGCTCCAGATCGAGCGGTTCGGTGCCGAGCGCCTCAACCTTCTCGGTGTCCATGAACGAGGCGTACACGGCGGCGATCTTCGCGGCCTCGGCGCCGGCCGGGTCGTCAGCGGGTACCGCGGCTGCTTCGGTGATCAGGTCGCGCACGTCCTTCTCCGCCTGGTCGTGGAGCTGGTGGAGGGTGCCGTCCCGGCCGCGGTCGGCCGGGATCTCGTGAGTCGCCAGCCAGGTGCCGTTGACGTGCCGGAACAGGTCGTCCTGCGCCCGTACGGTGGGATCCATCGCGGCGCGGTCGGCCGCGGCTCGGTCGGCCGCTGTCAGCCGGTCGGTGGGCTCGCTCGGCACATGCGGGGTGGGATCGGCAGCGGAGGTCTCGGTGCTCATCCCTCGAACATACCTGCGCACCGCTGCCCGATCGCCCACGCGGGGCCGCGCCTCACCGGCCGGTGCGGCAGAATGTCGCTATGCGCATCCACATCGCCGCCGACCACGCCGGGTACGAGCTCAAGGCCATCCTGATCGAGCACCTGCGCAGCGAGGGGCACGACGTGCACGATCACGGCGCCCTGGTCTACGACGCCCAGGACGACTATCCGCCGGTGTGCTTCGCCGCCGGGGAGGCGGTGGTCGCCGATCCGGGCTCGCTCGGTGTGGTGATCGGCGGCAGCGGAAACGGTGAGCAGATCGCGGCGAACAAGGTGCGCGGGGTACGCGCGGCGCTGGCCTGGAACACCGAGACCGC is a genomic window of Ruania zhangjianzhongii containing:
- a CDS encoding cupin domain-containing protein, whose protein sequence is MLDQRWIFHDDVPTTAAGEGVTRRVLAYDSEVMCVENTFAADAVGPLHHHPHTQITYVVSGVFEFEIDGVVKTVRAGDSMLKSSNVPHGCVCREAGVLLDLFTPMREDFV
- a CDS encoding DsbA family protein; translation: MSTQTEIPDTGTEEQSTDVADFWFDPACPWAWMTSRWITEVEKVRDITVRWHIMSLSVLNEGREELDAGYREMLGKAIGPVRVINAARQLHGEQWVKPLYDAIGTRFHPGGRGEDRHAVLVEALDEVGLPAELIRYAETDELDESLRASHAKGISLVGEDVGTPVVAFNGTAFFGPVITPAPKGEEAGRLWDGVVAVAAYPGFYELKRTRSQGPIFD
- a CDS encoding aminoglycoside phosphotransferase family protein; protein product: MPSADVIIPDELVRLVSRHVPDPGMPTGADWLDRLPALASAVLQEWDLELDGPPRHGYSALVLPVRSPRGRAVAKIVWPHTEGRDEHRALQLWNGRSAVRLLAADPARWAMLLERLDADRTLEQEAAGSALGELTATEDLGVLITALDRSAPPWADTLSDHLRELRTDLDVALAPASNAVAFPRRMLEEARALASDLLTDNGLDARLTHTDLHHGNVLWRPDPGEWVAIDASVLAAEPGWAFQPVLLNTWPALERATNLRQAVRRRLETLADVTGVDLDRARALAHLRLVRDALWELEAAEVDRMQVTRLVTVAKALAGR
- a CDS encoding rhodanese-like domain-containing protein, coding for MTLTTGTTWDLVLSAPTRRSTRAGGCGMSPRALYQELLYDRVRVVDLRTSAERSAGVLHPDFPLDVVHPAELVAHLVNTPALQPVVLLSQDGTAAAAAADQLRTLGLAQVGYADGGYRAWAEAGLPVLGHTG
- a CDS encoding M13 family metallopeptidase, with product MDPTVRAQDDLFRHVNGTWLATHEIPADRGRDGTLHQLHDQAEKDVRDLITEAAAVPADDPAGAEAAKIAAVYASFMDTEKVEALGTEPLDLELSLVRAAADHSELAAVLGALQRSGVGGVIAPFVDVDAADPTRYRVYLEQSGLGLPDEAYYTDEAHAGVREAYPPHLARMLTLAGVVTGAEAADAAERIMTLETRLAGHHWDNVRSRDAQATHNPMTAEALRAHAPGFDWDAWTTALGDAGALAEVVVRQPEFLTGFGTLWADGDLADWKLWLSWRVVRARAPYLTESVVAENFDFVGRTMTGAQQIRERWKRAVSLVQGVLGEAVGKLYVSRHFPPSHKDAMDVLVADLIEAYRQSITDLDWMSPATQELALTKLEAFTPKIGYPVKWRDYSALRVRADDLLGNVRAAHAFDTDYELGKLGGPIDRDEWFMTPQTVNAYYNPTMNEIVFPAAILQPPFFDVEADDATNYGAIGAVIGHEIGHGFDDQGSRYDGAGRLHDWWTESDRAEFDQRTQALIAQFDQISPAQLDDAQQVNGALTVGENIGDIGGLGIAIKAYRIALARSGREAEVIDGLTDMQRLFVGWARAWRTKVRDKEMLRLLAIDPHAPDEIRCNAVVRNLDEFYTAFDVQPGDGLYLPPEERVQIW
- a CDS encoding ribose-5-phosphate isomerase yields the protein MRIHIAADHAGYELKAILIEHLRSEGHDVHDHGALVYDAQDDYPPVCFAAGEAVVADPGSLGVVIGGSGNGEQIAANKVRGVRAALAWNTETAQLGRQHNDANVVAIGARQHTTEESVQIVSAFVAEAFSGDPRHQRRIDLVSEYESGR